In Colwellia sp. M166, a genomic segment contains:
- the coaD gene encoding pantetheine-phosphate adenylyltransferase: protein MSVKAIYPGTFDPVTNGHADLIERASRLFSEVVVGIAASPSKKPHFDLAQRVTLLEEVTQHLPNVTIVGFSGLLIDFAREHKAQVLIRGLRAVSDFDYEFQLANMNRRLAPDLESVFLTPAEKNSFISSTLVKEVALHNGDVGQFVHPIVKQALENSMQKKSKGD, encoded by the coding sequence ATGTCAGTAAAAGCAATTTATCCAGGTACCTTTGATCCTGTCACTAATGGTCATGCCGATTTAATCGAGCGTGCTAGTCGCTTATTTAGTGAGGTCGTTGTAGGTATCGCTGCTAGTCCAAGTAAAAAGCCACATTTTGACTTAGCACAACGAGTTACTTTATTAGAAGAAGTCACGCAACATTTACCGAATGTTACGATAGTTGGCTTTAGTGGCTTACTGATAGATTTTGCTCGCGAGCACAAAGCACAAGTACTTATTCGTGGTTTACGTGCGGTTTCTGATTTTGACTATGAGTTTCAATTAGCGAACATGAATCGTCGTTTAGCGCCGGATTTAGAGTCAGTATTTTTAACCCCTGCGGAAAAGAATTCGTTTATTTCTTCCACCTTAGTAAAAGAAGTTGCCTTACATAACGGCGATGTGGGGCAATTTGTTCACCCTATTGTTAAGCAAGCACTTGAAAATAGTATGCAAAAAAAATCGAAAGGTGATTGA
- a CDS encoding cold-shock protein encodes MSKGIVKWFNADKGFGFISPEDGSKDLFVHHSEIQSGGEYATLADGQAVEFEVGQGQKGPCANKVVAV; translated from the coding sequence ATGAGTAAAGGTATAGTTAAATGGTTTAATGCCGATAAAGGTTTCGGGTTCATTTCTCCAGAAGACGGCAGCAAAGATTTGTTTGTTCATCATTCTGAAATTCAATCAGGTGGCGAATACGCAACATTGGCTGATGGCCAAGCGGTTGAATTTGAAGTCGGTCAAGGCCAGAAAGGTCCATGTGCAAATAAAGTTGTAGCTGTTTAA
- a CDS encoding class I SAM-dependent methyltransferase, whose translation MPSSKKAYQVMLRLIDETGTGAIIDLGSGWGNFVIPLAKRTPERQVIGYELSLLPWLISIILKKALGLKNLRLHRKNFYHENLPAASVIVCYLYPEAMIKIADKLKQQQPNIAFLISNNFALPSVKADKKIVLDDFYKSPIYLYKISDLN comes from the coding sequence ATGCCAAGCTCAAAAAAAGCTTATCAAGTTATGCTGAGATTAATTGATGAAACCGGTACTGGCGCTATCATCGACTTAGGTAGTGGCTGGGGTAACTTTGTCATTCCATTAGCAAAACGTACACCAGAAAGACAAGTTATAGGTTATGAATTATCGTTATTACCTTGGCTGATTTCGATAATACTGAAAAAAGCCTTGGGCTTAAAAAATTTGCGTCTACACAGAAAAAACTTTTATCACGAAAATCTACCTGCAGCATCGGTTATTGTTTGCTATTTATACCCTGAAGCCATGATAAAAATAGCGGATAAACTCAAACAACAACAGCCGAATATCGCCTTTTTGATCAGCAATAATTTTGCTTTACCTTCAGTCAAAGCCGATAAAAAAATTGTTTTAGATGACTTTTATAAATCGCCTATTTATCTCTACAAAATAAGCGACTTAAATTAA